A genomic window from Myotis daubentonii chromosome 4, mMyoDau2.1, whole genome shotgun sequence includes:
- the IGSF6 gene encoding immunoglobulin superfamily member 6: protein MEAVDAARALLGLEVGLLLCCVGDAGGCTVSVSQPPVLEVDYEQGAVTVPCSFSTAGCPPELPSSLWFRYGAHWTETLCVDGCTSEADKFTVRKALAQNQVSLTVNRLTPNDSAIYICGLASPSSEDPRAKQVGAGTVLVVRGARGPGEALRGLLAALLALLSVYVVVVLGIFVILARSKFNTLRNKEKEDSQKKKSARRIFREIAQELYSKRHVGTSHQPEKDNTYENRTALDNYERP from the exons atggAGGCTGTGGACGCGGCCAGGGCCCTCCTCGGCCTGGAAGTCGGTCTGCTTCTGTGCTGTGTCG GTGACGCGGGCGGCTGCACCGTGTCCGTCTCGCAGCCGCCTGTCCTCGAAGTGGACTACGAGCAAGGGGCGGTGACCGTGCCCTGCTCCTTCTCCACGGCGGGCTGCCCCCCCGAGCTCCCCAGCAGCCTGTGGTTCCGCTACGGGGCTCACTGGACGGAGACCCTCTGCGTGGACGGGTGCACAAGTGAGGCCGACAAGTTTACAGTGAGGAAGGCCCTGGCACAGAACCAGGTCTCCCTCACAGTCAACCGGCTGACGCCCAATGACAGTGCCATCTACATCTGTGGACTCGCCTCGCCCAGCTCAGAGGACCCAAGGGCCAAGCAGGTCGGAGCGGGGACCGTGCTGGTGGTGAGAG GAGCGCGAGGCCCAGGCGAGGCCCTGCGGGGGCTCCTGGcggccctgctggccctgctctcCGTCTACGTGGTCGTGGTGCTCGGGATCTTCGTCATCCTCGCCAGG TCAAAATTTAACActctaagaaacaaagaaaaagaagattcaCAAAAG aaaaaGAGTGCCAGGCGTATTTTTCGGGAAATTGCTCAAGAACTTTACAGTAAGAGACATGTGGGAACAAGTCACCAACCT GAGAAAGACAACACTTATGAAAACAGGACAGCACTGGACAACTATGAAAGACCATAG